The Penaeus monodon isolate SGIC_2016 chromosome 33, NSTDA_Pmon_1, whole genome shotgun sequence genome includes a window with the following:
- the LOC119594166 gene encoding uncharacterized protein LOC119594166 (The sequence of the model RefSeq protein was modified relative to this genomic sequence to represent the inferred CDS: added 30 bases not found in genome assembly), producing the protein MANPRHEAVKNDLLEAVKSREAGAYLEEIDAFLKQKKKYNADDVNLAHQIIDVCLVSDILEKELEDVNGRLKEKYTLSNENAELKVKMKKKTTVKKGKARRYKKVPADKEES; encoded by the exons ATGGCTAACCCACGCCACGAAGCCGTCAAGAACGACTTGCTGGAGGCAGTCAAGAGCCGCGAGGCCGGCGCTTACCTGGAAGAGATCGACGCCTTCctgaagcaaaagaagaagtaCAACGCCGACGACGTCAACCTGGCCCACCAGATCATTGACGTGTGTCTCGTCAGCGACATCCTCGAGAAGGAGCTGGAGGATGTGAACGGGCGCCTCAAGGAGAAGTACACGCTGAGCAACGAGAACGCCGAGCTCAAAGTC GGGAAAGCGAGGCGGTACAAGAAGGTTCCGGCCGACAAGGAGGAGTCATAA